The proteins below are encoded in one region of Mycobacterium botniense:
- a CDS encoding sirohydrochlorin chelatase, whose protein sequence is MTTMVLTAHGSADPRSAATTRAVADLLKDLRPGLDLRLAYLDKNPPGLVDVLAGLRGTRYVVVTPLLLADAYHARRDIPEHIARSGATERGISVRRAPVLGADGRLVCVLRERLAGMGVSPADDALGVLVVAIGSSDAAVNARTAQVASKLSAGTRWAGATTAFVTVPGSLATAAHRLRQLGMRRLVIAPWFLAPGRLPDRVQAFARDAGIAMAPPLGAHRLVAETVLDRFDRAVAGHMAA, encoded by the coding sequence GTGACCACGATGGTGCTGACCGCACATGGCAGCGCAGATCCGCGATCGGCCGCCACCACCCGGGCGGTGGCCGATTTGCTGAAAGACCTGCGGCCGGGTCTTGACCTGCGTCTCGCCTACTTGGACAAGAACCCGCCGGGCTTGGTCGACGTCCTCGCCGGGTTGCGGGGAACGCGTTATGTTGTGGTCACTCCGCTGCTGTTGGCTGACGCCTACCACGCCCGCCGTGACATTCCCGAACACATTGCTCGTTCGGGTGCGACAGAGCGCGGAATCAGCGTACGGCGCGCTCCGGTGCTCGGGGCCGACGGCCGTTTGGTGTGTGTATTGCGGGAGCGGCTGGCCGGCATGGGCGTTTCTCCGGCCGACGATGCGCTTGGCGTGCTGGTGGTGGCAATCGGCTCCTCGGATGCCGCAGTCAACGCGCGCACCGCGCAGGTCGCATCGAAGCTGTCGGCCGGAACCCGTTGGGCAGGGGCGACCACCGCGTTCGTCACCGTGCCCGGTTCGCTGGCAACGGCGGCTCATCGGCTGCGCCAGCTAGGCATGCGCCGACTGGTGATCGCCCCGTGGTTCCTGGCGCCGGGGAGGCTACCCGACCGGGTGCAGGCGTTTGCACGCGACGCCGGCATCGCGATGGCACCCCCGTTAGGTGCCCACCGGTTAGTTGCTGAGACTGTGCTGGATCGCTTCGACCGTGCGGTGGCCGGTCACATGGCGGCGTGA